The genomic stretch GCGCACTCTGGGGGATTTGGAGGCTGCGATCATGGATCGCATGTGGGCCTACCATGCACCCGCGTCAGTCAGGGATGTGCTGGAGGATCTGCGTCGCGACCGGCAGATCGCCTACACCACCGTCATGACCGTGATGGACAAGCTTTTCAAGAAGGGCCTGCTCAAGCGGCATCCACAAGGCAAGGCCTACATTTATGAGCCAGTGGCCACCAAAGAGGCCTACACGGCTCAGTTGATGCGCGAAACGCTGGCCAGGAGCGGCAATCAGGCGGCCACATTGGTGCATTTCCTGGAGCGGCTGAGCCCGGAAGAGTCGGCGGCGCTGGATGCCGCACTCAAGGTGTTCCCGCCGCATGACCGCCGCT from Nonomuraea polychroma encodes the following:
- a CDS encoding BlaI/MecI/CopY family transcriptional regulator is translated as MRTLGDLEAAIMDRMWAYHAPASVRDVLEDLRRDRQIAYTTVMTVMDKLFKKGLLKRHPQGKAYIYEPVATKEAYTAQLMRETLARSGNQAATLVHFLERLSPEESAALDAALKVFPPHDRRS